The sequence below is a genomic window from Paenibacillus silvisoli.
GTGCGCGCGGCTTGAGCGTGCTGACTTCCTGGATTGCATACGTTTATGTCACCTCGCCAAATAACGTTTTCGCTCCATATCCGCAAAGCCTCCGCGATCGCCCGTCTGCCGCGTCAGCCAATCGATCGCTTCCAAATGATCGCCTACGATCAGATATTCAAGCGGATTCGTCCGCTCTCTCTCCTTCCGCGGCATGTTCAGCTTGCCGACATTCACCCGCTTCACCGGGCGGATCGTCAGCCCCAGCACGACCGCTCTCACATGCGCCAGCGGCGGTACGGCCAGCGCATCGGCGCCGATCCGCTGCAAGGCGACCCGGCTGATCGCATGCGGGATGGCGGTCAACGACGTTCCTTTCAAGTCCGGCCGTCTCAATATCGCGTTCAGCGCGTGCTTCGCCAGCACGACGCTATGAACGGTTGCTTTGTTCGTCGGGCCGGAGTAGTCATTCAACGCCACATCGACGCCGCCGTGCAGCACGCTTTGGACATACGGCTTCAGCTCCGAAGCCGGGATGACCATGTCCCCGTCGATAAAGAGCAGTACCTGACCTCTGGACGCAGCAGCGCCTACGCCTCGTCCGACGTCATGGCCAAGCGGTTCCGCATACGTGATGACGCGCGCGCCGTGCTTTCTCGCGATCGCCGCCGAGCCGTCCGTCGTACCGTTGGACACGACGATGACCTCTACGCTGGGATGCACTTTCTTGGCCTGCTTGATCACTTTCGCGATCGTTCTGCGTTCATTCATAACCGGGATGATTACGGATACGACTGGTTCATCGACCGCCGGCTGCACCGGGACCGCGGCAGGCGGCTGCGCTGTCGGCAGTGCCTGCCTCGCCGCTGCCGCTGACGACTTTTTCGACCGGCCGGCTTGTGCCCGATTGGAAACTCGCTGCTGCCGCACGGGCTGCTTCGGCTTTGCCATGATGCGCGCCTTCTGCTTGTGCCCTTGCATGTGTACCTGCTCCTTCCGATTCCGTTCGCTTTCCCGCGGCTTCTCGCTGAACGCAGCCCGGGGCGGATTCCCGACCCTTGCAGGCGGAGAACCGGCGTAAATTCTAGCATTTAGAAATAGCTGACTGCGATTTTGCCGATCGGCTCCTCCGCTGCGCGGCTTCATGAACGCGCTCACCTCCTAACCGTCTTTTACCAGTTAGTGTATGGACAATAGAGTGCAAGAGTAACGGCTGATGTACGTTAAGGCGGGTGCCGCGCTGATTTTGCGCGATTTTTCGGGAACTGTATGTACCTAGCTTCATATGCTGATCAAGTAGAGGAGGTGATGCGATATGGTAGAAAGCTCTCAGCTTCGTCAGACGCTTCGCGCATTTCTGAACAAGGCCGAGGCGGCGTGGTTCGAGGTGTATGACACCAGCATTGATAGAAAAGAGATTCGAGTCGGGGGCGGCCAATACGTCCAGCTCCCTCTGCGCTACAGTACGCGGGCCAAAATCTATGCCTATTTTCGCCAGTATTGGGGCATTGCGTTCAGCCGGCGGCTGCTGTGCAACTTGAAATCGGTTGTTTATCAGGGGAGGGTATACGTCGTATTGGGCGATCCGGGCCCTATTCCGTCCTACGTGGAATCGGTGCGCATTCTGAGCGTGACCAGCACAAGAATCCGGGTCCGCGCCATGCTCTCCGGCGATCCGGACGGCAATGTGCCGATTTACTACACGCTGGCCCGCACATCCAGCGGGTACAAAATCATCAGCCGCTCCGGCAAAAAAGGCGATTATCGGTTTGAGCCGTGCACGCTGCTGTAATTAGGACATGAAAAAGAGGCTGCCCGTTGCCGCCATGCACATGCAGGCAGCTTCGCTACAGCCTCTTCCCTATTTCCTTTCGCCGAACGTCTACAACGACGCCCAAGCCTGATCGATATCGGCCATCAGATCCTTCGGATCCTCCATCCCGATGTACATCCGCACGACGGTGCCCGTTTGCCCGTCAGGGCCGGCCGCGCCGTACGGATTCGCCGTCACGAGGCTTTCGAAGCCGCCCCAGCTGACCGCGATTTTGAAATATTTCAGCTTCGCCGCCCATGCCCGCATCTTGGCGAGCGGCTCATCCGACACGAACGAGAACAGGCTGCCATAGCCCTTCATCTGGGTTTTGCCCAGCTCGAACTGCGGATGGGACGTCATGCCCGGGTGGTTGACGCGGCGAACATACGGCTTGCGGCTCATGAAGTCGGCGAGCAGCAGCCCGCTCTCTTCATGCCGCTGCATGCGGAGCGGCAGCGTACGCAGACCTTTCGCGACAAGCGCCGCCGTCTGCGGCGTCATCAAGCCGCCGAGCAGCATGTACTCGTTGTAGCCGATCTGATCGACCAGCTCGCTGGAGCCGAGAATGACGCCGCCGGTGCAATCGCTATGGCCGCTAATGTATTTCGTAATCGAGTGAACGACCAGATCGACGCCGAGCGCGAGCGGATGCTGAAAACAAGGCGATGCCCACGTATTGTCGATGATCGTACGCGCGCCGACCTCTTTGGCGTAGGCTGCGCATTCGCGAAGATTTTGCAGCTCGAACAGCCCCGATGTCGGACTTTCCAAGTAGAACAACGACGTGTTCTCGCGAATTTCCGCTTTGAAATTGTCGATCGATCGGCCGTCCACGAACGTCGTTTCCACGCCGAATTTTTTCAAGTAGACGGATAGAAACTCCTTGGTCGGGCCATACGCTTGATGCACGCAAATGACGTGATCGCCCTGCTTCACCGAAGACAGGATCGCGGACGAAATCGCCGC
It includes:
- a CDS encoding DL-endopeptidase inhibitor IseA family protein, with translation MVESSQLRQTLRAFLNKAEAAWFEVYDTSIDRKEIRVGGGQYVQLPLRYSTRAKIYAYFRQYWGIAFSRRLLCNLKSVVYQGRVYVVLGDPGPIPSYVESVRILSVTSTRIRVRAMLSGDPDGNVPIYYTLARTSSGYKIISRSGKKGDYRFEPCTLL
- a CDS encoding trans-sulfuration enzyme family protein, translating into MNETYTAAATAREKQFTQVAYDELDSRHHGAIHVPIYQNSLFAFRSYEEFDHAFTALLDHHVYSRGNNPTVTYLEQKLAELEGAEKARCFASGMAAISSAILSSVKQGDHVICVHQAYGPTKEFLSVYLKKFGVETTFVDGRSIDNFKAEIRENTSLFYLESPTSGLFELQNLRECAAYAKEVGARTIIDNTWASPCFQHPLALGVDLVVHSITKYISGHSDCTGGVILGSSELVDQIGYNEYMLLGGLMTPQTAALVAKGLRTLPLRMQRHEESGLLLADFMSRKPYVRRVNHPGMTSHPQFELGKTQMKGYGSLFSFVSDEPLAKMRAWAAKLKYFKIAVSWGGFESLVTANPYGAAGPDGQTGTVVRMYIGMEDPKDLMADIDQAWASL
- a CDS encoding glycosyltransferase family 2 protein, encoding MQGHKQKARIMAKPKQPVRQQRVSNRAQAGRSKKSSAAAARQALPTAQPPAAVPVQPAVDEPVVSVIIPVMNERRTIAKVIKQAKKVHPSVEVIVVSNGTTDGSAAIARKHGARVITYAEPLGHDVGRGVGAAASRGQVLLFIDGDMVIPASELKPYVQSVLHGGVDVALNDYSGPTNKATVHSVVLAKHALNAILRRPDLKGTSLTAIPHAISRVALQRIGADALAVPPLAHVRAVVLGLTIRPVKRVNVGKLNMPRKERERTNPLEYLIVGDHLEAIDWLTRQTGDRGGFADMERKRYLAR